Proteins encoded within one genomic window of Geotalea daltonii FRC-32:
- a CDS encoding M24 family metallopeptidase, protein MRLTPATELEHRYKKLQHHMAAQGLDAVIILQNADLFYFTGTIQNGNLYIPVEGEPVYMVRKDLMRARMECGLKNVVPFGSMKDIPSVLAAHGYPLPASIGMELDVLPVNFFARYEKVFPEARFRDATPIVRKVRMIKSHYEIHLLQDAAEQVDRVNRRVRDVLREGMTDLDLAAELEYVARKEGHQGLVRMRAFNGVMFFGHVFSGTDAAVPTYVDTPLGGMGLSTSFSQGAGYKRIERNEPVIVDFAGCCDGYLVDQTRIFAIGHLSDRMKKGYDDMLKIQARMMELVPERPSWGLIYEECLALAFKLGYADTFMGNKGAQVSFIGHGLGVEIDEYPFIAKGFDDMVLEPGMAFAFEPKVVFVGEGAVGIENTFYLTESGLKQLTFSSEELTIL, encoded by the coding sequence ATGCGACTTACACCGGCAACAGAGCTTGAGCATCGATATAAAAAACTTCAACACCACATGGCAGCACAGGGGCTCGATGCGGTCATAATACTGCAGAATGCGGACCTGTTCTACTTTACCGGCACCATTCAGAACGGCAATCTGTATATTCCTGTTGAGGGTGAGCCTGTTTACATGGTGAGAAAGGATTTAATGCGGGCTCGCATGGAATGTGGCCTGAAAAATGTTGTTCCCTTCGGCTCCATGAAGGATATTCCCTCCGTCCTGGCCGCCCACGGCTACCCATTACCTGCTAGCATTGGCATGGAGCTGGACGTCCTTCCCGTGAATTTCTTTGCCCGCTACGAAAAAGTCTTTCCAGAGGCCAGATTCAGGGATGCCACGCCAATTGTGCGCAAGGTCCGCATGATCAAGAGCCACTATGAGATACATCTCCTGCAGGATGCGGCTGAACAGGTGGACAGGGTCAATCGCCGGGTCAGGGATGTGCTTCGCGAGGGGATGACCGATCTGGATCTTGCTGCCGAGCTTGAATACGTGGCACGGAAAGAGGGGCATCAAGGGTTGGTGCGCATGAGGGCCTTCAATGGCGTGATGTTCTTCGGCCATGTCTTTTCCGGCACGGATGCGGCTGTGCCTACCTATGTGGATACACCCCTTGGGGGGATGGGGCTCAGTACCAGTTTCAGCCAGGGCGCAGGCTACAAGCGGATCGAAAGGAACGAGCCCGTCATCGTTGATTTTGCGGGCTGCTGTGACGGTTACCTGGTGGATCAGACCAGGATCTTCGCCATTGGTCACCTGTCTGACAGAATGAAAAAGGGCTATGATGACATGCTGAAGATACAGGCAAGGATGATGGAGTTGGTACCCGAGAGACCTTCCTGGGGGCTCATATACGAAGAATGTCTGGCTCTTGCCTTCAAATTGGGATATGCCGACACCTTCATGGGAAACAAAGGGGCACAGGTCAGCTTCATAGGGCACGGCCTTGGTGTCGAAATCGATGAGTATCCTTTTATAGCCAAGGGATTCGATGATATGGTCCTGGAACCTGGAATGGCCTTTGCTTTTGAACCTAAGGTGGTTTTTGTCGGAGAAGGTGCTGTCGGTATCGAAAATACCTTCTATCTCACCGAGTCCGGTCTTAAACAGCTGACCTTTTCCAGTGAAGAATTGACAATCTTATGA
- a CDS encoding AMP-binding protein yields the protein MSTQLDFTIGGLLDHIAATYPDNDALVYPELGLRYSYRQFNEVCRQVAKGLLKLGIRKGENVAIWAYNVPEWVILQFATAKIGAVLVTVNTAYKSAELEYLLDQSDSTTLFLVKSWKDTDYVATLGEVVPELATADNGRIHTPKLPFLKNLVYIGEGTPSGMLNFHSLVESGKDISDAELAAVESTLDIHDTINMQYTSGTTGFPKGVMLTHHNLVNNGFNIGECMKFTELDRLCIPVPFFHCFGSVLAVMASVTHGTTMVPVELFDPLKVLQTIEKERCTAVHGVPTMFIAELEHPDFSKFDLSTLRTGIMAGSVCPIEVMKRVVKDMNMRDITIVFGQTESSPGITQSRTDDPVELRVATVGRALPGAEVKIVDIETGATLPPGKQGELCARGYMVMKGYYKMPEETAKVIDNDGWLHTGDLAVMDESGYCKITGRIKQMIIRGGENIYPKEIEEYLYTHPKISDVQIYGVPDRKFGEQVMAAVILKKGEIMTEDEVKDFCKGRIANYKIPKYVKFVDSYPMTASGKIQKFKLREMAIKELQLEDAKD from the coding sequence ATGTCGACCCAGCTTGATTTTACCATTGGTGGTTTACTGGACCACATCGCCGCCACCTATCCTGATAATGATGCCTTGGTTTACCCTGAGCTGGGCTTGCGCTACAGCTATCGGCAGTTCAATGAAGTCTGCCGCCAGGTGGCCAAGGGGCTTTTGAAACTCGGCATCCGGAAGGGAGAGAATGTGGCCATCTGGGCCTACAACGTCCCGGAATGGGTAATTCTCCAATTTGCCACGGCCAAGATTGGTGCTGTCCTGGTTACGGTTAACACCGCTTACAAATCGGCAGAACTTGAATATCTTCTCGATCAGTCCGATTCAACTACGCTGTTCCTGGTCAAATCGTGGAAAGATACGGATTATGTGGCAACCCTGGGGGAAGTGGTGCCCGAATTGGCTACAGCCGATAATGGACGCATCCATACGCCCAAACTTCCTTTCCTGAAAAACCTTGTTTATATTGGTGAAGGGACCCCTTCCGGCATGCTTAATTTCCATAGCCTTGTGGAAAGCGGGAAGGATATCAGCGACGCTGAACTCGCTGCTGTAGAGTCGACACTGGATATCCATGACACCATAAACATGCAGTATACTTCAGGCACAACCGGCTTTCCCAAGGGAGTTATGCTGACTCATCACAATCTGGTCAACAACGGTTTCAACATCGGCGAGTGCATGAAATTTACAGAACTGGACCGTCTTTGCATTCCTGTACCGTTTTTCCACTGCTTCGGCTCTGTTCTGGCAGTTATGGCCAGCGTCACCCATGGCACGACAATGGTGCCAGTGGAACTCTTCGATCCGCTGAAGGTGCTGCAGACCATTGAGAAGGAGCGCTGTACGGCGGTTCATGGTGTTCCCACCATGTTTATTGCCGAATTGGAGCATCCGGACTTCAGCAAGTTCGACCTCTCGACCCTTCGTACCGGCATCATGGCTGGGTCCGTCTGCCCGATCGAGGTCATGAAACGGGTTGTCAAGGACATGAACATGAGAGACATCACCATTGTTTTCGGCCAGACTGAATCTTCTCCCGGTATCACCCAAAGCCGCACCGATGATCCCGTCGAATTGCGGGTCGCCACAGTGGGAAGGGCGCTTCCCGGTGCCGAGGTAAAGATTGTCGATATAGAAACCGGTGCAACTCTGCCGCCTGGAAAGCAGGGGGAGCTGTGTGCCCGGGGCTATATGGTCATGAAAGGTTATTACAAGATGCCGGAGGAGACGGCCAAAGTCATCGACAACGACGGCTGGCTGCATACCGGTGATCTGGCGGTAATGGATGAGAGCGGCTATTGCAAGATTACCGGACGGATCAAACAGATGATCATCCGTGGCGGCGAAAACATCTATCCCAAGGAGATCGAAGAGTATCTCTACACCCATCCGAAGATCTCCGACGTGCAGATATACGGTGTGCCTGACCGCAAATTTGGCGAACAGGTCATGGCGGCGGTCATTCTCAAGAAGGGTGAGATCATGACTGAGGATGAGGTGAAGGATTTTTGCAAAGGCCGGATTGCCAACTATAAAATCCCCAAGTATGTCAAGTTCGTCGACAGCTATCCCATGACAGCCAGTGGCAAGATTCAGAAATTCAAGCTGCGGGAGATGGCAATCAAGGAACTGCAGCTGGAAGATGCCAAAGACTGA